The DNA region CAGAACGACTGCACCGAGGATAATTAGGAAATGTTGTTCAGATCTGAAATTCAATTGCTTATAAGTTAGGTTCAGCCAGTAATTAGTTTTTACTAGCGTGGGGTTCGTAGCAACGGCGATGAATGGACCGATCACGCCAGTACCAAATACTTCTAAAATAGAAATAAAAAGGAACAAAAAAGCAATCATAGCCAAAGATCTATGACGACCTTTTGTTAAATACCAAAGCTGGGATATTACTGGAGGCATTGAAAATAATCCGTAGAAAGAAACATTAGTCTTGCTGAGGAATGCTTTGGAGTGAATGATGGCGTGTTGCCAGAACTCCCACTATGCTGATACCAAACTTAATTTGCTGGCTAATAACACCTAACTTCTTTACAGTTCAGATACATTGATCAAATCGAATGTTAATTTTTGCCGATCAAAGTTAACAATTTAGGCTTTAAGTTGTAATACGCTGGCCTAGAGTTGATAAACGTCCAGCGGGCATTAAAAAATATCTGCTGTTGCCAACTTGACATACCGCACCAACTTTCGTAAGCCGGAACTGTAACCTCAGTGAGAAACGTCTGCCATCGTTTCACCATATTGTCTGGGTTAGTTTCCGCTGCACGCATTCTACCGTTTTTAACCATGGCGGAACGTAACTCCCTATCTTCTTTGAGTTGCTTGAGAGCAGCAATCACTTCCGTGAGAGTGGTCGCTTCTAAGTAATCTAGATCACTTTTTCGCTCAGCTCGAAATGCAGACTCATAGCCTAAGATGGCTGGAACTCCTGCGTGCCAAGCGCTATAGAGCTTTGAAGCGGGCTTCCCTCGCCAATTGTTGGTCTGCCCAAGTTCCCGAATGGCTAACACAACATCCGTGTCGCTGTAGTCGTGCCATTCATCATGTTTCAGCTTCATCCTAAACTTCAGCCCTAGTTTTTCTAGTTCCTCGTACCAAATGAGCTCTCGGAATTCAGGAACTAGGTTGACTGCATTTCCTAGAAACATCACATTCTCAAAAATATCACCCCGATCAGAAGGGCGCGGAATGATGGAGGGTTGAGGCCAATGGGGGATAAAGTGACTTTCCCACAACCTCATAAACCCTTTGGTTATCGCCTGATAAGGATTTTGAACCACATGCAACTGAGCATAAGGGTGTCGATCTACATCTGCTCTTAGGCAAACAAGTAGTACCTTGAATCCAGGCTGCAAAGACGCATCCAGATAGTCTCGATGCGACACAACAATCCCTTCATCCGGCAATGTGTCTACTAACTGGCAGGGAAAGCCGTAGTCATTCAGGTAGAGATAAGTTTGAAGCGTCCAGAAACAACCACCACTTTGCATTGGCGAAATGGATTCTTGAGCGCACTGCCATTGCCAGTATGAACTAGCATTTTCAGGCAAGCTCTTAATAAGCAGCTTGTTCTTTGGAAAGTAGAAATAGATAGGAACCATAGGCATTTTCTTACTTACTGACTAACTTTTTTAACTTCTGAAGCTTATAAACTAACTTAAGCTGGAGTTGTCTCAAAGCCGTGAATCGCCAACCTGCCCATTGAGTCATATCTACATATCTGAAGAAGCGTTCTTTTAGATGAACATCATGAGAGTTCCACGGTTTTGCTGATGCCGCAAAGTGAATAATGTAAGGATTTTGAACGAGTTTATCATAAACATCTTGTGGAAACGGGCTATCTTCCCAGGAAGGATACTCGTAAATGCCGGGTGTTTGATTCCACAAAGGATCTATTTCTTTCCACTGACCTGCCAACACCGCATTTAGAACATCCTGATCGTGAAACCGTATATACTCTTTATATTGCTTGAGATAGGTTAGAGCCTTGGTGGTGATTTTGTCAGTCCGCCATCTCTTCAGATTTATAAGGAGAACACCTGCGTTAAAGTACTTGGAGTGTGCAGGAATCCCTAGTTCTTGATAGTTCAGCAGTCCATTAGAAGCTGAGACAGAATTTATCCACATATCTGGTACTGCTGCTAAATAATTCTCACCCAGATCCATTTGCCATAATTGCATCAGATCGCTCTCAACTACTAAATCACAGTCTAAGTAAATCACTTTCTCAATTTGATCTGGTAGAAACCTATCAAGGAGCAACCTGTAATATGTAGCAATA from Leptodesmis sichuanensis A121 includes:
- a CDS encoding glycosyltransferase family 8 protein encodes the protein MFDSQISQKKQLELPAANEPIFVVCAADNNYAMQLSVMARSVLANLRSSNRIVFFILDGGIKKDNKQKILRSLNSKNCEVKFIEQFSTPEMRSIQEIHKYCETEGATLHKGVISIATYYRLLLDRFLPDQIEKVIYLDCDLVVESDLMQLWQMDLGENYLAAVPDMWINSVSASNGLLNYQELGIPAHSKYFNAGVLLINLKRWRTDKITTKALTYLKQYKEYIRFHDQDVLNAVLAGQWKEIDPLWNQTPGIYEYPSWEDSPFPQDVYDKLVQNPYIIHFAASAKPWNSHDVHLKERFFRYVDMTQWAGWRFTALRQLQLKLVYKLQKLKKLVSK
- a CDS encoding glycosyltransferase — translated: MVPIYFYFPKNKLLIKSLPENASSYWQWQCAQESISPMQSGGCFWTLQTYLYLNDYGFPCQLVDTLPDEGIVVSHRDYLDASLQPGFKVLLVCLRADVDRHPYAQLHVVQNPYQAITKGFMRLWESHFIPHWPQPSIIPRPSDRGDIFENVMFLGNAVNLVPEFRELIWYEELEKLGLKFRMKLKHDEWHDYSDTDVVLAIRELGQTNNWRGKPASKLYSAWHAGVPAILGYESAFRAERKSDLDYLEATTLTEVIAALKQLKEDRELRSAMVKNGRMRAAETNPDNMVKRWQTFLTEVTVPAYESWCGMSSWQQQIFFNARWTFINSRPAYYNLKPKLLTLIGKN